In Pseudomonas alcaliphila JAB1, a single window of DNA contains:
- a CDS encoding AEC family transporter yields the protein MLAAQAILPIFALIVLGYLLGWRQWLTNESAAGLANITFKLFMPTLLFAGIVKASLAEGLSPMLLLAYYLPVLLVFGVVNVLAHWRRGTATPLGLVAAFSNNVLVGIPLIASLMGNDGLLYVFAILVFHSLTLFSLHSFYAAFGSQERVDGRALLKNLANPMIIGLGLGALLNLSGLQVPESLWRAITWLGQAALPCALIVLGASLSRYRLRPTGEAWGVALAKLVLFPALVWWLSGQLPGLNETARSVLVLLAACPSGVNVMAFARTAEDSRSVSAAISLSTLLAAVSLPLWMLLVGF from the coding sequence ATGCTCGCGGCACAGGCAATTTTGCCGATCTTCGCTCTGATCGTTCTCGGCTATCTGCTCGGCTGGCGCCAGTGGCTCACCAACGAGTCGGCGGCCGGTCTGGCCAACATCACCTTCAAGCTGTTCATGCCGACGCTGCTGTTCGCCGGTATCGTCAAGGCATCGCTGGCCGAAGGTCTGTCGCCAATGCTGCTGTTGGCCTACTACCTGCCGGTACTGCTGGTGTTCGGCGTGGTAAACGTGCTGGCGCACTGGCGTCGCGGTACGGCGACGCCGCTGGGATTGGTGGCGGCGTTCTCCAACAACGTGCTGGTGGGCATTCCGCTGATCGCCAGCCTGATGGGTAACGACGGCCTGCTCTACGTGTTCGCCATCCTGGTGTTCCACAGCCTCACGCTGTTTTCCCTTCACAGTTTCTATGCCGCTTTCGGTAGTCAGGAGCGTGTCGACGGTCGCGCGCTGCTGAAGAACCTGGCCAACCCGATGATCATCGGCCTGGGACTGGGCGCACTGCTCAACCTGTCCGGGCTGCAGGTGCCGGAAAGCCTGTGGCGGGCGATCACCTGGCTCGGCCAGGCCGCGTTACCTTGCGCGCTGATCGTGCTCGGCGCCAGCCTGTCGCGTTATCGCCTGCGCCCTACCGGCGAGGCCTGGGGCGTGGCCTTGGCCAAGCTGGTGTTGTTCCCGGCGCTGGTCTGGTGGCTCAGCGGCCAGTTGCCTGGCCTGAACGAGACGGCGCGCAGCGTGTTGGTGCTGCTCGCGGCCTGTCCCAGCGGGGTCAACGTAATGGCTTTTGCCCGTACGGCCGAAGACAGCCGTAGCGTCAGCGCGGCGATCTCGCTATCCACGCTGTTGGCGGCGGTTTCACTGCCGCTGTGGATGCTGCTGGTGGGGTTCTGA
- a CDS encoding alpha/beta hydrolase produces MKRLAHVLLGLLLVFGLTLAAFVALNWAPDRPLDELKARWAPPPSQFVDIDGMSVHLRDQGRRDDPEPILLLHGTSASLHTWEGWVKELAKQRRVISLDLPGFGLTGPFPDGDYRVQHYTGFLRSLLDHLQVSRVVLVGNSFGGQLAWRFALAHPERSARLVLVDAAGYPRNAESVPIGFRLAGIPALAPVMSRLLPRSMIESSVRNVYGDPDKVDDELVERYYQLTLRAGNRQALRQRFAQAPSGELHERIGELELPTLIIWGGRDRLIPPDNAERFAADIADSQLVLFDDLGHVPQEEEPQRTVAVLVAFLQR; encoded by the coding sequence ATGAAACGCCTCGCCCACGTGCTGCTCGGTCTGCTGTTGGTGTTCGGGTTGACCCTTGCCGCCTTCGTCGCGCTCAACTGGGCCCCGGATCGCCCGCTGGACGAACTCAAGGCGCGCTGGGCGCCACCGCCTTCGCAGTTCGTCGACATCGATGGAATGTCGGTACACCTGCGTGATCAGGGACGGCGCGATGACCCCGAGCCCATCCTGCTGTTGCACGGCACCTCCGCCAGCCTGCACACCTGGGAAGGTTGGGTAAAAGAGCTGGCCAAGCAGCGTCGCGTGATCAGCCTGGACTTACCCGGTTTCGGCCTGACCGGGCCATTTCCCGATGGCGATTACCGCGTCCAGCACTACACAGGCTTTCTCCGCAGTCTGCTCGATCATCTGCAGGTGAGCCGTGTAGTGCTGGTCGGCAACAGTTTCGGCGGCCAGTTGGCCTGGCGCTTTGCCCTGGCCCATCCCGAACGCAGCGCGCGTCTGGTACTGGTGGATGCAGCCGGCTATCCGCGCAACGCCGAGTCGGTGCCGATAGGCTTTCGTCTGGCCGGCATCCCGGCCTTGGCGCCAGTGATGAGCCGGCTGTTGCCGCGCAGCATGATCGAGTCGAGCGTGCGCAATGTTTATGGTGATCCAGACAAAGTCGATGACGAACTGGTCGAGCGTTACTACCAGCTGACCCTGCGTGCCGGCAATCGTCAGGCCTTGCGTCAGCGCTTCGCCCAGGCCCCCAGTGGCGAGCTGCACGAGCGCATCGGCGAGCTCGAATTGCCCACGCTGATCATTTGGGGTGGGCGTGACCGGTTGATTCCGCCGGACAATGCCGAGCGTTTCGCCGCTGACATCGCCGACAGCCAGTTGGTGCTGTTCGATGACCTTGGCCACGTGCCCCAGGAAGAGGAGCCGCAGCGCACCGTCGCGGTGCTCGTTGCCTTTCTGCAGCGCTGA
- a CDS encoding TRAP transporter small permease subunit: MRKGIRAFVHAVDAFNRRVGRFAMYLIFAMLAVLLYSSISKTFFTPSIWTLESAQFLMVAYFLLGGAYSMQLDAHVRMDLAYSHWSPRTRAVVDAITVFMLIFYLVLLLIGGISSTEYALEYQETSYSAWSPYMAPIKLVMCFGILLMLLQAIATFFKDLYAARGETL, encoded by the coding sequence ATGCGCAAGGGCATTCGAGCTTTCGTCCACGCGGTGGACGCCTTCAACCGGAGGGTCGGGCGTTTCGCCATGTACCTGATCTTCGCCATGCTGGCGGTGCTGCTGTACTCCTCGATCAGCAAGACCTTCTTCACCCCGTCGATCTGGACCCTGGAAAGCGCGCAGTTCCTCATGGTCGCCTACTTCCTGCTCGGCGGCGCCTACTCGATGCAGCTCGACGCCCACGTGCGCATGGACCTGGCCTACAGCCACTGGTCGCCGCGCACCCGCGCCGTGGTCGATGCGATCACCGTGTTCATGCTGATCTTCTACCTGGTGCTGCTGCTGATCGGCGGCATCTCCTCCACCGAATACGCCCTGGAATACCAGGAAACCAGCTACTCGGCCTGGTCGCCCTATATGGCGCCGATCAAGCTGGTGATGTGCTTCGGCATCTTGCTGATGCTGCTGCAGGCCATCGCCACCTTCTTCAAGGACCTCTACGCCGCCCGCGGGGAGACGCTGTAA